A window of Rhizoctonia solani chromosome 5, complete sequence genomic DNA:
ctaacctaacctaacctaacctaacctaacctaacctaacctaacctaacctaacctaacctaacctaacctaaccttaCCTAACAACGTACTAAAGTGGAAAACACCTACCACTAAGGAACAAGTGATGGCGTTCCTAGGAGCAGTTGGCTACCTAGCGCCTAATTGCGAGGGCATAAGAATACCCATGGGGGTACTATCAAACCGATCAGCGGGAAACAAACACTGGAATTGGGACCATACAGCCCAACGTGCGTTCGAAGAAGTAAAAATGATAGTACAGAAACATAGGGACAATCACCGAGTCGCTATAGATTACAGTGAGGAGGCCCCTCCAATCAACTTAGTAACAGACGCAAGTTGCACCGGTGCAAGCGGTGTACTGTCGCAAGGAAAGGAACTAAGTAAGGCGCATGTAATCGCCTTTTGGTCGGGCAAATTCAATAGCACTCAGCAAAACTACGCAGTGCACGAATTAGAACTACTAGCAATCAAAGAGTCACTAGATCGGTTCAGGCATTTATTAGTAGGATGTAAATTCAATATATACACGGATCACCGGGCTCTCGAACACTTTCAGACACAGAAGAACTTAAGCCCGCGACAAGTCCGATGGTTACAAGTATTCAATGAATTCGATTATCGcattatatacatcccaGGAGAAACAAACGTATTAGCCGATACACTGTCCCGAATATACGAAAATGAAAGACCGGGAACAGTAAGAGCCACAAGCGAATACGTGCAAGATAAGGACAACGTACCTGACCTTGAGGCATttagcgccgaagtcacgggACACGTGACCGGCCCGATCACCCGACCGCTACTGGTAGCCGAAGAGGCCATAGCCGCCCAAATGCCAATATTAGGCAACCAAGCGATCGAGACTCAGGGTCCGATGGAAATTAATGGGGTCGACCTACCTAATAAGGAAACAATAGAGGAACCTCGACAATCGTCGAGGAACCGTAAACCAGTAACAAAACTGGTTGTGTTGCATTCCCCGACACATAAGAGAGCCCCACCAAAATGGAAGGCTAACAAATTGAAAGAGGCCGAAGATACCTTGATAAAGAAAAAGATGCGCGCGGCTAAGAAAATAAACCCCGAGAAAGAATCTAAGAGCCACGGCACAAACAATGATAAGGATTCAATAACGAAAGACGAGAATGATCAGAAGCTGGAAATACAGGAAGAGAAAACCGCATACAAGCCCGAAGAACGAAAAAAGAGGCGTCTGAAATGGACCAAATGAAATTACCCGCACCTAACGTGTTTTATGACCCCACACCAAACACACTCAAAGAATTGAGAGGGCGGTACCAAGAAGATAGATTCTATAAGCTCATTATAGACAACCCGACACATTTCAAGAAATTTGAATTAATTAATGACCTTATATACATAAAAGAAAACAAAGGGAAAGCCCTGTGCATACCCGATATAGAGATAGAGGGAAAGAAACTACGCAAACAAGTAATCGAAGACGCGCACGTACAAATAGGGCACGGTGGAGCCAAAAGAACGAATTACGCGTTAAGAGGGAAAGCGTGGTGGAAAAATATGGTAATAGACGTACAGGACTACTGCGCGTCATgtcatatatgcgcaacaacAAAGCACCAGACGCAGACGAAAATGGGATTACTGACCCCGTTAGACCCAGCAAGAGAGCCGTGGGAATGCGTACAAATAGACTTCGTCGGACCGTTGCCCAAGTCAGAGAACTTAAACGGGAAATGGGACATGCTATGCGTAATCATAGACCAAGCAACGTCCATGGCACGATTAGTACCAACGAAACAAACGTATAAGGCCCGCGACATGGCAGAAGTAATATTTGACAATATTTATAAATTACACGGGATACCACGAGCCATAGTATCAGATCGGGACAAACTATTTGACTCCCAATTCTGGAGGGAATTATGTCGTCTCACAAGAACCGAACTAAGAATGAGCTCCGGATACCATCCGGAGACCGACGGCCTAACTGAACGAAGCCATAAAACTTCGTTCCAGATCATCAGGCAGGCAATAGAAGGAAAACAAAATGAATGGGTAAAACACATACCAAGCGTCGAGTACGCGATGAACTTGGCGAGGTCTGAAGCCACGGGATACAGCCCGTTCTTCCTGAACTACGGCCGATACCCCACTGGTTCACGTTGGGACACAGATAGCTTGTACCCAGGAGTACGGAAGTTCTTAGTCCGGCAAAGAGAAGCATTAGCAGCCGCACACGACGCCATAATAGACACACGTACACGAATGATAGCCCAGGCGAACAAACATCGACGCCCGGCGGATATAActcaaggagacttagtaTATCTATCAACGAAGAATCTAAGGCTCCCAAAAAAGATATCACAAAAGCTGGCAAGGAAATACATCGGACCAGTAAGAGTGACGAAAGAAATAGTAAAAGGAACAACATACGAGTTAGAACTACCGAATGATCTAAAAGATAGGGGCATACACCCCGTGTTCCACGCGTCGCTGCTGCGCATTCACGTACCGAATGATGATAACAGGTTCCCTGCAAGGGCGGGAAACCCAACAGTATCCTTAACGGATGCACCTAAAGAATGGGCAGTACGAGCAATACTGCAGCACgcaggaaaaggaaaagaaaccCGATATGAAGTGCTGTGGGCAAACCAAAGCAGAACTTGGGAAGATTATCGCGACATCAAGCATTTAGTCGCGTTAGACGAATACCTCGAACTGCAAGGGGTCGATAGCGTCCTAAACTTACCATGGACAGCTGAATACGGAATAGAGGAACAGGAGTTTGGAAATGAGCTCAAGGAGAATGATATAAAAACAACTGAAAGCGAGGTACAAGTCAACAGCATCGCATTCAATAACATACTAGATGATATCATACACTGTCGCAATATGTCTCGTACCAATACCTCCGTCAAACGACAAAGCGTTTACTCGTTCACTGCCGGCGAGCTTGTCGATTGCGGCGTATATCGCGCCAACCTATTTCGTGTCAGCCATGGATCCCTGGATACTGCGGGCAGCGAACCGCCAAAGTACCAGGAGTTTAGATCAATGCTACACACAATTCGGGAACAGGGGAGTAACACAATTACACCATCAAACCCCGCAGTCGAGATGCTTACAACGTCGATGAACGAGCTAGCAATAGCGTTAGGGCAAGCGAAGCAAGTCGCTCAACAGAAAGGGGTGCCGGCGAATGAAACAACTCAGAGATACCCAGTCCGTCCCCGGCACCAAGGGCGACCAATACaacgcgcatatatacaagcGCGCCCACCTATCAACGCTCCTAAGGGGCCAAAAGCCCACAGGAACCCCCTCATCGATAGAATCGGTAATGGCATTCGTCAAACTAAGTACACGGATGCTAATCAAAATCGACAGGGGCGCGCGTCAGCCCGTACGAAAGGCACAGGACGCGGGGAGGAGCTAGGAGGAGAGAATGGAGAGAAAAGTGGAGGAATGAGAAAGCAAAGGAACAAGGAAAGGAGAATAGAGACACGAAAGGAGACGGAGAGGAGAAACAGACCGATGCTTACAGAAAAAGCACTGAAGAAACTTCAGGTCCAAGTAGTGGACATGGTAATAACAAGGTAGATGGAGGGGTTACCGGCACCGTTCCCGACATTCCCGAAAGGGAGAACTATACTTGTCCCATATATGCCAACAAAACCAAAGAAGTCATCAACGACGAAGACTGGGACTGGGACCGATTTGCTAACTCAGAAGCCGATTGAACCGCCAATCGGGGAGGGCGAATGTAAGGAACACGTGACCCCGGGACACGGCCCCGAGGCCCCCGAACCTTACACACCATAAAGAGAAATcaaaatacataatatattTCATACCGCAGTAACAAACAAGCCCGCAGTAGCTGCGGACGTTAATGATAAGATATAATGAAATAAAGCCTTAGCACAAGTGCTAGGCCAAGAATCGGAATAAGACTGAATGATACCACACGCAGGTATATGCGACAGCAGAATACCCGTGTAGAAAACATATAAAAAGACCTATCGATAGTTAGCATGTAGACTCACGACTTTGTACTTTAATACTTTTAATTCGATTGACTTTGATAGCCAACTCGCTTGACTCTAAGCTCAGGTTTATTATTGTCTCACTCGTATTGATTCACGCAAGGTTGTTTATTACATTTGATTACTAACATTACAGTTACCGTACGAATTCTTCAACCTTACACAACAGTGCTCTGGATGGCGTTTTCGAGCCTCTGAGCACTCGCTTCCACCATACCCGTAAGCTCTTCGAGTTGCTTGCAGAGCCTGTCTTTGGTCTGACGTAGAAGCTCAGTCTCCCTTCTACAATTGCACAGGTAAGTCAATGAAAAAATTGTTGTATGAGTGCCATTGATTTACCTCTCCTCTTTGATGCGCCTCTCTAGGCTCTCCACCTCCTCAGAGTTGCTACCACAGACCTTGTGGAAGTATACTTGGATCACCTTGCGGTGATCAATATCTTTCCCACATCCACCGCATGGACGTGGTAGAATCTTGATGTTCTCATAGCACATGGCACAGATTACATGCCCTTCAACCCCTTAGTCATGCATCTAAAGTAAAAGATTGACAGTACAACTTACCACACTCCGTAAGGTACGTGTTGCGGGATCTATCTCCCGCAGGAGTATCATCGACCATTGTAACCGGCATTGTTCGGGTACATTTTTGACATTGCACCGCTTGCTCGTTGGGTGGAACGCTACTGCCAGGCATTGGGTAAATAAAGGGGAACGTGCAGTAAGTAGCTATGGTTGCTGGTAACACGCAGCAGCTTTGGTTTAGCTTGGTggcaaagtcacgtgacacGTGACCATTTAGTGCGTTCAATATATAAAAACGTGCTTGTTTACTGTTTCTTGCAATTTCCTTACTATCATCACTCAGACCATGACAAGCCAAAATCCAATCAACGTTGACTCCATGGTTGGACAATCCAAGTGTCCGATCTGTTACAAGATGAAGGATTCCATGTTTTCTTTCTTGTGCGGTAAGTCTTGATGCTACTACGCGTGTAAAGAAAACTTACTGGGCTATCACAAGGTCATATTGTGTGTGGAGACGTGTGTAAGGGGCTGTTGCCGACTGTTACGCAGCCGCTACGCTCAAGGATCCGTGACCCGGTGAAATGCCCGACTTGTACGAACGTACAGGGGAGAGCAACCCTGCGCCAGATTTTCTTTCTGGTGTCGCCGCACACGTCGCAAGCTCCTCTGAAAGAGGCGGAGAGGCAGTTGAAGGAGGTTTTGTGAGTTATAGCTCCCTATTTACTCTCATAACCCCATTTAATTAATTCGCGTGTTACAGAGAAGACAAGGCGGAGAGAAGCAGGGTGATAGAGGAGCTTGGCAAGGAAATCAAGCAGAACTCCAAAAGCCTTGCCGAGATCAACGCACACATTGATCAGCTGGCAAAGATGCGTGGCAAGCTCACCGGGGAACATAGGGAGACCACACCCTAAGGGCCTTGTTGGTAATAGTTTTCATTGTTGTATATGAATGATCTTTAAGTGCCTACAAATATTTACCAAGCTTATATTTACGCCTTGCACCGTGTATATGATCTATCAATTTTCTAACAAACTTAAATATGTCAATGGACAAATTTGTACCTGATATACCCGTGATTGCAGTACAAATATAATTGGCCCAAGATTCATCTCAAAGATTGCGTAATAAGTGTAATTATAGTCAAGTAGTGAATGGAATACAGCAAAGTGCGCAAAGGCAAACCTAAATGTACAAAACAGAGAAATGCTTGGATGGTTGAATATTGAGCATTTGCATTTACGCTTGCAAAAATGGCTGTTATTGGGTTCCAAGGGTAGCTGAAACAACTCCCGCTCAAAGCTAAGATAGTAGGTACATCCGCGAAATATAATCAGTGCAATCTACCAGCTTCCAGGTGGGTTTCTTGGTAAATAACTGTGGAGGACAGAACACAGGATGGTGGGGCCAAACAAGGCGCCAGTCTGCGCCTGGTTGATTAGGCAAGTATTCCAAGCGAATCCGGTCCTGAAACCAGATGCCGCTGGGGGACAACCTGTAATGGCTGTAATCCCTGATGTTGTGCACGGGGGTGACGGTGATATGAGCTGGGAGCCCGCAAAAGTCACAAGGGGTAAGTGGAAAGCATGAACTGTCGGCTTCACCGTGGCAGTTGCCATCAACACCGGGTTTTACATTTCACCCGTAGACACGCCCACATTGCAGACAAGTCTATTATCAAACAAACTAAGACCTGGAGATCTTGCACACGGAGCAGCGAATAGAGGAATATGTGCTTTCACTAAAGTCTAATACAGAAAGAGCGTTGGTAAGACAGAACATAAGGATTTTggccaaggacaaggaagtTGTCTGCTGGAATATTGCGGACCTAAAGAACCATTTATTGGAGGTGAATAACCTGCACTTATGTCCGCAGATACACTTGCAAAGGATGGATACATGTGATTGCATGGAGGACTCTGCGGGTTCCCCTTTCTGCACCAGTCCCTTGCTTGCCTTCCAATGACTCATGCCTTTTACAAAGTCTGATAGCCACGTGACGTGATTACTAAGATGTTGAAGCAACCTATAAAAAATGCCACATTGCAAAGCTGCATCAGTCCCCAACAGCAAGTAAGATCTTTTTTCATGTCGACCCACCAGGCTAGCCAAGGCGTGAGCTCCGATCAATCCGGGCAGTCTTTTACTTGGTGTTTGGCTTGCCGCTGCATTGCAAGCAGCGGGAATATCTTTGCTCTGGAGTGCGGTGCGTTGCAAGTTTGGGTAAAGTCTCATAAATCTAAGTCTATCAATAGGTCATCTTGTGTGTGAAAAATGTATTGCTGACCCGGGGACCAGTGGGGGTAAGACAGACTTGAAGCAATGTGTACACTGCAAGGCTTCATGCAGCCCAGAACGCTCCTGGAGGGTCCATTTCAACGTGGCGCCCCCTGTGCTAAGGGGTTTGCTCCACAAGATGGATGAGGAACTTCAAGCTCTTTGGTAGGTCTCATTTGATAGGTACTACACTTGGTTTGATCTTAACACATTGAATAGCATGGCCAAGCAGGAGCTGCGGAAGGCACAGCAGAGGCTTCTGGTGGCTATTGACGAGAAGATGAAAGAGAACGCCATGGTCAGCAATCAGCTTTTGCTTCTTGAGCTCCATCTCAGCCTGTTGAGCAAACAATCTCAACACCCAAAGGGAGATTGTGTGGGCGTGTTTGGAACAATGTAATCTACGTATGTGTCATGAATACACAATATCAATTGCCCCTTTTGGTAGCAGCCTTTAGTGTTAGGTACAATCAATTCTGAGTCTTGGAAGCCTGCTTCATATGATAGCGTGTAAGCTCAAGTATTGTCTGAAATACAGATGACAACCCGCCAAGCATACGCGTGTACAACATTTTCTCTAAGTGTACACTGGCAATCAATTGCAATGCAACATTGCCTATGAGACCTTTAACCTGTTGATTGCCACTCATGTACTTGGCCAATCTCTCTCAAACCTTGCATGAAGTACTGTCACCTTGCACTCCACCTCTGTGCAAAGTTTCATGTCAGTTGAGCTCATGGTTCTGTCTCTGGATCTCAATAAGTGATTGCAACATTCTGATTGAAGAAATGCAATATCAAGAAACTTCTCTTCTACTGCCCTGCTACTTCTTTGCAGGTTAAGCCAGTCATCTGGGGCTGTTCCATGCCCCATTGTGAATGACTAATCAAACTCTCAGCCTGCCAGCTGCCACAGAGTTTGATGAAAGGTGGCTTGTTTCTGGTTGCAGGCTGTTGGATTTCAATGGACTGATGTGCCACAGTGGAAAGAACTTGGGATGAAGATTGCCAGGGTAGGGTTATTGGGCCCCAGGAAGACAGCTAGTACCATTATATTAGCATGGATGAGAGTGTGGAGCTCACACCAGGGGCATCTTGGGTTTGGTCAAAACCTGTACCATTTTGCACAAGACATAGCACCTGCCATTGTGACAATCAGACTACATGAGTAAGCTATTTGACTTCTCAAGACCCAGATTCACCAGCAGATATGTATTCTAGGTCATTAATCTTCTCCCaacctgtcctggacacCAGGAAACATAGATGAGGTAGTATCTCATATGAAAAATGTCAGGTTTTGTGATATTTGAGATTTCCTGgtgtccaggacaggttGGGAGAAGATTAATGACCTAGAATACATATCTGCTGGTGAATCTGGGTCTTGAGAAGTCAAATAGCTTACTCATGTAGTCTGATTGTCACAATGGCAGGTGCTATGTCTTGTGCAAAATGGTACAGGTTTTGACCAAACCCAAGATGCCCCTGGTGTGAGCTCCACACTCTCATCCATGCTAATATAATGGTACTAGCTGTCTTCCTGGGGCCCAATAACCCTACCCTGGCAATCTTCATCCCAAGTTCTTTCCACTGTGGCACATCAGTCCATTGAAATCCAACAGCCTGCAACCAGAAACAAGCCACCTTTCATCAAACTCTGTGGCAGCTGGCAGGCTGAGAGTTTGATTAGTCATTCACAATGGGGCATGGAACAGCCCCAGATGACTGGCTTAACCTGCAAAGAAGTAGCAGGGCAGTAGAAGAGAAGTTTCTTGATATTGCATTTCTTCAATCAGAATGTTGCAATCACTTATTGAGATCCAGAGACAGAACCATGAGCTCAACTGACATGAAACTTTGCACAGAGGTGGAGTGCAAGGTGACAGTACTTCATGCAAGGTTTGAGAGAGATTGGCCAAGTACATGAGTGGCAATCAACAGGTTAAAGGTCTCATAGGCAATGTTGCATTGCAATTGATTGCCAGTGTATATACGAATAGAAGGTGTATTAATATCAACACATTTGGGTGGCTCTAATGTCCATGGCGTTAGTACCAGGCCTAGTCTCTACACAAGTTGCTTGTTTGGAAATCCCAGTATAAGAGCGTTGAGTGATATGTCTATGTACAAATGAAGCTTAGAGCTTATCATGATGAGTTCACCACAAAACAAAGTATACACAATCTTATAGTTACAGTTCCACGCCCCAACatattttccaagtttgacaTATGGCGTGTAAGTAAGTTGTATTACTGATTGATTTTACTTGTTGTTTACCGTGCGCGGATAACGGATTACAGAAATATGAGCACCATCAGAGAATCATTACTGCATGCTCTTTGCGTACAGAGTATATAGCTTGTGTGGCCAACGCAAATGCTGACTAATCAGGTTGCTCATGCTCTTGATGCGTACTTAGTACGCATGgcgtgtggtgctatgtgcgcaCCAGTACAGATACCAACAAACCACAAgagttgcactctctgtgcgtactttgtacgcatggtgtgtggtgctatgtgcgtgccagtataaatactgacaaatcacaagtcctacactctctgtgcgtacaaagtatgCATAGTGTGTGGCACTATGTGCGtgatggtgcagatgctgacaaatcacaagtcctacactctctgtgcgtacaaagtacgcatagtgtgtggcactatgtgcgtgatggtgcagatgctgacaaatcacaattgCTGCACTCTccgtgcgtactttgtacgcatggtgtgcggtgctatgtgcgtgccggtataaatactgacaaatcacaagtcccacactctctgtgcgtacaaagtacgcatggtgtgcggtgctatgtgTGCACCAGTACagatactgacaaatcacaattgCTGCACTCTccgtgcgtactttgtacgcatggtgtgcggtgctatgtgcgtgccggtataaatactgacaaatcacaagtcccacactctctgtgcatactttgtacgcatggtgtgtggtgctatgtgcgtgccaatataaaatactgacaaaccACAACTGTCGcgctctctgtgcgtactttgcaCGCATAGCACtatgtgcgtggtggtgcagatgctgacaaatcacaagtgttgcactctctgtgcgtactttgtacgcatagCGTGTGGCACTAcgtgcgtggtggtgcagatgctgacaaatcaccaccgttgcactctctgtgcgtacttggtacgcatggtgtgtggtactatgtgcgtggtggtgaagatgctgacaaatcaccactgttgcactctctgtgcgtactttgtacgcgtggtgtgcggtgctacATGCATGccagtataaatactgacaaatcacaagtcctacactctctgtgcgtactttgtacgcatgatGTGTGGCACTACGTGTGTGGAGGttcagatgctgacaaatcatcagtgttgcactctctgtgcatactttgtacgcatgataAGTATCACACTGTGCATACTCTCTTTTTTGATGTCAAGTGTTGTGCTTGCTGTGCATACAAAGCATGCACTACTGGTGTTAGCTTGGATGTTTTTGTTCAAATGCTgactagtgttcagaggtgtgatctccatgcatacactcaagCCTAAGAGGTTTACCATGGGTAGCCTG
This region includes:
- a CDS encoding Transposon Ty3-I Gag-Pol polyprotein gives rise to the protein MIAQANKHRRPADITQGDLVYLSTKNLRLPKKISQKLARKYIGPVRVTKEIVKGTTYELELPNDLKDRGIHPVFHASLLRIHVPNDDNRFPARAGNPTVSLTDAPKEWAVRAILQHAGKGKETRYEVLWANQSRTWEDYRDIKHLVALDEYLELQGVDSVLNLPWTAEYGIEEQEFGNELKENDIKTTESEVQVNSIAFNNILDDIIHCRNMSRTNTSVKRQSVYSFTAGELVDCGVYRANLFRVSHGSLDTAGSEPPKYQEFRSMLHTIREQGSNTITPSNPAVEMLTTSMNELAIALGQAKQVAQQKGVPANETTQRYPVRPRHQGRPIQRAYIQARPPINAPKGPKAHRNPLIDRIGARVSPYERHRTRGGARRREWREKWRNEKAKEQGKENRDTKGDGEEKQTDAYRKSTEETSGPSSGHGNNKVDGGVTGTVPDIPERENYTCPIYANKTKEVINDEDWDWDRFANSEAD